The following proteins come from a genomic window of Pangasianodon hypophthalmus isolate fPanHyp1 chromosome 24, fPanHyp1.pri, whole genome shotgun sequence:
- the LOC113524950 gene encoding uncharacterized protein LOC113524950 isoform X1, with product MWSYTLLFGLQIFTFAATVSGERSVTAKLYHPATLTGDWKCSGSLKWTLFDKPFSVLARCDQTSCRSEERFNVSHDQYLKGNPHLTITAADYSTRGLYTCQCDGKDVCDVRLVIETQVMSREITPGEPIDVYLPLTDRVEVSFTASDAAQPSDLQICTVDNEKTQCSPDYKERASRFNTLQIKDGNVSDSGSYTVRDVVNNETLAILKVHMREPCPDIRQEGGVPACGIVLMLLLLLVVAAFVFLMVMYVRLRRENQQLRKKDENNRHKLRPMTGNANHDPGEEQDLVHTELTEPTNTESNRE from the exons ATGTGGAGCTACACACTTCTGTTCGGGCTGCAGATTTTCACCT TTGCTGCCACTGTGTCTGGTGAACGTTCAGTAACAGCCAAACTTTATCACCCTGCTACTCTCACCGGTGACTGGAAATGTTCTGGTTCACTCAAATGGACCCTGTTTGATAAACCATTCAGTGTTCTGGCTCGGTGTGATCAGACGTCATGCAGGTCAGAGGAGAGATTTAACGTCTCTCATGATCAGTACCTGAAGGGGAATCCACATCTCACCATCACTGCAGCTGATTACAGTACGAGAGGTTTATACACGTGTCAGTGTGATGGCAAAGACGTCTGTGACGTGCGGCTCGTCATTGAGA CTCAAGTGATGAGCCGTGAGATTACCCCAGGCGAGCCCATAGACGTGTACTTACCCCTCACTGACCGGGTGGAGGTGAGTTTTACTGCGAGTGATGCTGCACAACCATCAGACCTGCAGATCTGCACCGTGGACAATGAGAAGACACAGTGCAGTCCAGATTATAAAGAGAGAGCGTCTCGCTTCAACACTCTTCAGATTAAAGATGGAAATGTCTCTGACAGTGGCAGCTACACAGTACGGGATGTAGTGAACAATGAGACTTTAGCCATCTTAAAGGTCCATATGAGAG agCCATGTCCAGACATCAGGCAGGAGGGAGGTGTACCAGCGTGTGGGATTGtactgatgctgctgctgctgctggttgTAGCTGCGTTTGTGTTCCTGATGGTGATGTATGTGCGTCTGAGGAGAGAAAATCAGCAGCTCCGTAAGAAAGATGAAAACAACAGACACAAGCTGCGCCCAATGACTGGAAATGCTAACCATGATCCAGGAGAAGAGCAGGACTTAGTACACACTGAGCTTACTGAACCCACAAACACTGAGAGCAACAGAGAATAG
- the paip1 gene encoding polyadenylate-binding protein-interacting protein 1 isoform X2 encodes MADNAEGFDRAPGAGRSRGKASGPGQGDSSRPREPELADGDAVFSRCQPLRQPRTPVPAAEGSDSSRAASTLSSSSSVSNSSSAAAAAVKPQPGQSAVYESRLSAHAPEFIPSTYTPVQEDVYEDDGYDGYYPEFSLADLVQDILSHLNSSPGSFETDIGSITATLNDWVTSEETLRELVELIFTQSTSMPNFTYTGARLCNFLSHHLTLSPASGNFRNLLLQRCHTEYNQRQQALMGDEETQRRFHTYVLFLGELYLNLEVKSVKGTMSRAEILLTALKDLMDTLFSQPKDRNLICAVKLLKLTGSVLEDAWKQSGKSHMDELIQKIEGILLDAQCSRDVRQMLLKLVELRSSNWGRVHAAAAYSEATPDNDPNYYMNEPTFYTADGTPFTAADPDYSEKYQEILEREDYFPEFYEENGNEALYGEEDEMEPEIEEAFEKFCLETERQKP; translated from the exons atggCGGATAACGCGGAGGGGTTTGACCGGGCTCCCGGTGCGGGGCGGAGCCGGGGGAAGGCGAGCGGGCCCGGGCAGGGAGACAGCAGCAGACCCCGAGAGCCGGAGCTCGCGGACGGAGACGCGGTGTTTAGCCGCTGCCAGCCGCTCCGCCAGCCGCGCACTCCTGTACCTGCTGCCGAGGGCTCCG ACAGCAGCAGAGCGGCGTCCACGTTGTCGTCCAGCTCGTCAGTCAGTAacagcagcagtgcagcagcagcagcagtaaaaCCTCAGCCTGGTCAGAGTGCAGTGTACGAGTCCAGACTGTCAGCACACGCCCCCGAGTTCATCCCCTCCACCTACACACCTGTCCAG GAAGATGTGTATGAGGACGACGGCTATGACGGTTACTACCCCGAGTTCTCTCTGGCGGATCTGGTACAGGACATCCTCAGCCACCTGAACTCGTCCCCAGGCTCGTTCGAGACGGACATCGGGAGCATCACGGCCACGCTGAACGACTGGGTGACCTCGGAGGAGACGCTGCGGGAGCTGGTCGAGCTCATCTTCACACAG TCCACTTCGATGCCCAACTTCACCTACACAGGGGCTCGACTCTGCAACTTCCTGTCTCATCATCTCACTCTGAGTCCGGCCAGCGGAAACTTCCGGAACCTCCTGCTCCAGCG gtgtcaTACTGAGTATAATCAGAGACAGCAGGCCCTGATGGGTGATGAGGAAACTCAGAGGAGGTTTCACACTTATGTCCTGTTTCTGGGAGAACTCTACCTAAACCTTGAG gtgaaGAGTGTGAAGGGCACCATGTCTCGGGCGGAGATCCTCCTCACTGCACTGAAGGACCTGATGGACACGCTGTTCTCTCAGCCCAAAGACAGGAACCTGATCTGTGCCGTCAAGCTGCTGAAG ctcacaGGTTCAGTTCTGGAGGATGCGTGGAAGCAGAGTGGAAAGTCTCACATGGACGAGCTGATCCAGAAAATCGAGGGCATCTTACTGGACGCTCAGTGtagccg tGATGTGAGACAGATGTTGCTGAAGCTGGTGGAGTTGAGATCCAGTAACTGGGGCAGAGTTCATGCAGCAGCGGCGTACAGCGAGGCCACGCCCGACAACGACCCCAACTACTACATG aaTGAACCCACTTTCTACACCGCAGACGGAACTCCATTCACAGCTGCTGACCcag ATTACTCAGAGAAATACCAGGAGATTTTAGAGAGAGAGGATTACTTCCCAGAGTTCTACGAGGAGAACGGAAATGAAGC gctCTATGGTGAGGAGGATGAGATGGAGCCAGAGATCGAGGAGGCATTTGAGAAGTTCTGTCTGGAGACTGAGAGACAAAAACCATAA
- the LOC113524950 gene encoding uncharacterized protein LOC113524950 isoform X2, whose product MWSYTLLFGLQIFTFAATVSGERSVTAKLYHPATLTGDWKCSGSLKWTLFDKPFSVLARCDQTSCRSEERFNVSHDQYLKGNPHLTITAADYSTRGLYTCQCDGKDVCDVRLVIETQVMSREITPGEPIDVYLPLTDRVEVSFTASDAAQPSDLQICTVDNEKTQCSPDYKERASRFNTLQIKDGNVSDSGSYTVRDVVNNETLAILKVHMRDVSVSQTDSGGRSSVSGTSIIPLFLLYI is encoded by the exons ATGTGGAGCTACACACTTCTGTTCGGGCTGCAGATTTTCACCT TTGCTGCCACTGTGTCTGGTGAACGTTCAGTAACAGCCAAACTTTATCACCCTGCTACTCTCACCGGTGACTGGAAATGTTCTGGTTCACTCAAATGGACCCTGTTTGATAAACCATTCAGTGTTCTGGCTCGGTGTGATCAGACGTCATGCAGGTCAGAGGAGAGATTTAACGTCTCTCATGATCAGTACCTGAAGGGGAATCCACATCTCACCATCACTGCAGCTGATTACAGTACGAGAGGTTTATACACGTGTCAGTGTGATGGCAAAGACGTCTGTGACGTGCGGCTCGTCATTGAGA CTCAAGTGATGAGCCGTGAGATTACCCCAGGCGAGCCCATAGACGTGTACTTACCCCTCACTGACCGGGTGGAGGTGAGTTTTACTGCGAGTGATGCTGCACAACCATCAGACCTGCAGATCTGCACCGTGGACAATGAGAAGACACAGTGCAGTCCAGATTATAAAGAGAGAGCGTCTCGCTTCAACACTCTTCAGATTAAAGATGGAAATGTCTCTGACAGTGGCAGCTACACAGTACGGGATGTAGTGAACAATGAGACTTTAGCCATCTTAAAGGTCCATATGAGAG ATGTGTCTGTGTCCCAGACTGACTCTGGAGGACGAAGCAGTGTCTCTGGTACATCTATAAttcctctgtttcttctgtatatttag
- the paip1 gene encoding polyadenylate-binding protein-interacting protein 1 isoform X1, whose translation MADNAEGFDRAPGAGRSRGKASGPGQGDSSRPREPELADGDAVFSRCQPLRQPRTPVPAAEGSADSSRAASTLSSSSSVSNSSSAAAAAVKPQPGQSAVYESRLSAHAPEFIPSTYTPVQEDVYEDDGYDGYYPEFSLADLVQDILSHLNSSPGSFETDIGSITATLNDWVTSEETLRELVELIFTQSTSMPNFTYTGARLCNFLSHHLTLSPASGNFRNLLLQRCHTEYNQRQQALMGDEETQRRFHTYVLFLGELYLNLEVKSVKGTMSRAEILLTALKDLMDTLFSQPKDRNLICAVKLLKLTGSVLEDAWKQSGKSHMDELIQKIEGILLDAQCSRDVRQMLLKLVELRSSNWGRVHAAAAYSEATPDNDPNYYMNEPTFYTADGTPFTAADPDYSEKYQEILEREDYFPEFYEENGNEALYGEEDEMEPEIEEAFEKFCLETERQKP comes from the exons atggCGGATAACGCGGAGGGGTTTGACCGGGCTCCCGGTGCGGGGCGGAGCCGGGGGAAGGCGAGCGGGCCCGGGCAGGGAGACAGCAGCAGACCCCGAGAGCCGGAGCTCGCGGACGGAGACGCGGTGTTTAGCCGCTGCCAGCCGCTCCGCCAGCCGCGCACTCCTGTACCTGCTGCCGAGGGCTCCG CAGACAGCAGCAGAGCGGCGTCCACGTTGTCGTCCAGCTCGTCAGTCAGTAacagcagcagtgcagcagcagcagcagtaaaaCCTCAGCCTGGTCAGAGTGCAGTGTACGAGTCCAGACTGTCAGCACACGCCCCCGAGTTCATCCCCTCCACCTACACACCTGTCCAG GAAGATGTGTATGAGGACGACGGCTATGACGGTTACTACCCCGAGTTCTCTCTGGCGGATCTGGTACAGGACATCCTCAGCCACCTGAACTCGTCCCCAGGCTCGTTCGAGACGGACATCGGGAGCATCACGGCCACGCTGAACGACTGGGTGACCTCGGAGGAGACGCTGCGGGAGCTGGTCGAGCTCATCTTCACACAG TCCACTTCGATGCCCAACTTCACCTACACAGGGGCTCGACTCTGCAACTTCCTGTCTCATCATCTCACTCTGAGTCCGGCCAGCGGAAACTTCCGGAACCTCCTGCTCCAGCG gtgtcaTACTGAGTATAATCAGAGACAGCAGGCCCTGATGGGTGATGAGGAAACTCAGAGGAGGTTTCACACTTATGTCCTGTTTCTGGGAGAACTCTACCTAAACCTTGAG gtgaaGAGTGTGAAGGGCACCATGTCTCGGGCGGAGATCCTCCTCACTGCACTGAAGGACCTGATGGACACGCTGTTCTCTCAGCCCAAAGACAGGAACCTGATCTGTGCCGTCAAGCTGCTGAAG ctcacaGGTTCAGTTCTGGAGGATGCGTGGAAGCAGAGTGGAAAGTCTCACATGGACGAGCTGATCCAGAAAATCGAGGGCATCTTACTGGACGCTCAGTGtagccg tGATGTGAGACAGATGTTGCTGAAGCTGGTGGAGTTGAGATCCAGTAACTGGGGCAGAGTTCATGCAGCAGCGGCGTACAGCGAGGCCACGCCCGACAACGACCCCAACTACTACATG aaTGAACCCACTTTCTACACCGCAGACGGAACTCCATTCACAGCTGCTGACCcag ATTACTCAGAGAAATACCAGGAGATTTTAGAGAGAGAGGATTACTTCCCAGAGTTCTACGAGGAGAACGGAAATGAAGC gctCTATGGTGAGGAGGATGAGATGGAGCCAGAGATCGAGGAGGCATTTGAGAAGTTCTGTCTGGAGACTGAGAGACAAAAACCATAA